The following proteins are encoded in a genomic region of Phycisphaerae bacterium:
- a CDS encoding biopolymer transporter ExbD, producing the protein MTPRRGFPVTASYAPNLASMVDVVMVILIFFMLGTSVTVSEGVLPTELPSQVGPGGGAQVSVVPIVQIVLMEQESPPGCRIVLMDRELSENSFAALAALLHERLQAGADPQGRILIGSEPGVPYQCVISAMDACVRSGFGNIQFAVNPNVKIDVN; encoded by the coding sequence ATGACGCCTCGTCGCGGTTTCCCTGTCACCGCAAGCTACGCACCGAATCTCGCGTCGATGGTTGACGTCGTCATGGTGATTCTCATTTTCTTCATGCTGGGAACGAGCGTCACCGTGTCTGAGGGCGTCCTGCCGACGGAGTTGCCTTCGCAGGTCGGCCCCGGCGGCGGCGCGCAGGTGTCAGTCGTGCCGATTGTCCAGATCGTCCTGATGGAGCAGGAATCGCCACCGGGATGCCGCATCGTCCTGATGGATCGCGAGCTTTCTGAAAATTCGTTTGCCGCATTGGCGGCCCTTCTGCATGAACGCCTTCAGGCTGGCGCGGATCCGCAGGGGCGCATCCTCATCGGATCCGAACCGGGAGTCCCGTATCAGTGCGTGATCTCTGCGATGGACGCCTGCGTCCGCTCCGGCTTCGGAAACATCCAATTCGCCGTGAATCCGAATGTGAAGATCGACGTGAACTGA
- a CDS encoding biopolymer transporter ExbD, with protein MMKAPPPPTPVKINLASMVDVTMCLMVFFMLTTEMVKNENSAIDLPLAVSAKTVERKELGDRLVINIRDARTTGGDGAIYLVQEKETTLSGLLERLQRERARRGEVNCVIRAERSLPYKYVQAVMLGCAKSGIQKVTFSAVPREETSQ; from the coding sequence ATGATGAAAGCACCACCGCCACCAACTCCTGTCAAGATCAACCTGGCTTCAATGGTCGACGTGACCATGTGCCTGATGGTTTTCTTCATGCTGACAACCGAGATGGTGAAAAACGAGAACAGTGCGATCGATCTGCCGCTTGCAGTCTCCGCGAAAACCGTTGAACGAAAGGAACTCGGCGATCGGCTGGTCATCAATATTCGCGATGCCCGAACGACCGGCGGCGATGGCGCGATCTACCTTGTGCAGGAAAAGGAGACAACGCTCTCCGGTTTGCTTGAGCGTCTTCAGCGCGAGCGCGCCCGTCGCGGAGAGGTGAACTGCGTCATCCGCGCCGAGCGAAGTTTGCCCTATAAATATGTGCAGGCGGTCATGCTGGGCTGCGCGAAATCGGGAATTCAGAAAGTCACATTCAGCGCCGTGCCGCGCGAGGAGACCTCGCAATGA
- a CDS encoding MotA/TolQ/ExbB proton channel family protein has translation MKCVSDSGRRHVLPLAGMMLVASFATPVLAADQAPANSQASFLQIVMTGAGWLGPVMGLISLWSAIIIFEHFFTIRRSTMISEAEVRETRELVERRQFKECIEKLSKSRTMFGDVLTVGLRHGRHGFQAMQEAVEERAMAWRSRLFRRVEYLNIIGNICPLLGLLGTVIGMIESFQRMRSGAYGADNLAGGISLALVSTFLGLIVAIVSMLFFGICRNRVDSLTVAAHASSVDILEYFRPAPVVPGTAAGGASTIAGNVTPAGAAPVSAGPFTGSLPGSTVPRPTAAPLNPPGPVQLAD, from the coding sequence ATGAAGTGTGTGTCAGACTCAGGTCGCCGACACGTATTGCCACTTGCCGGAATGATGCTGGTGGCATCGTTTGCCACGCCGGTTCTGGCTGCCGATCAGGCGCCTGCAAATTCGCAGGCATCCTTCCTGCAGATCGTGATGACCGGCGCTGGTTGGCTTGGGCCGGTGATGGGCCTGATCTCCCTCTGGTCGGCGATCATTATCTTTGAACATTTCTTCACGATTCGGCGATCGACGATGATCTCGGAAGCGGAGGTCAGGGAAACCCGCGAACTTGTGGAGCGGCGACAGTTCAAGGAATGCATCGAGAAGCTCAGCAAGAGCAGGACGATGTTCGGCGACGTGCTGACCGTCGGCCTTCGACACGGAAGGCACGGCTTTCAGGCGATGCAGGAGGCGGTCGAGGAGCGCGCGATGGCGTGGCGCAGCCGCTTGTTCAGACGCGTGGAGTACCTGAACATCATTGGCAACATCTGCCCGCTGCTCGGTCTGCTCGGCACAGTCATCGGCATGATCGAGTCCTTTCAGCGGATGCGATCCGGTGCCTACGGGGCGGACAATCTTGCCGGCGGAATCAGCCTTGCGCTCGTAAGCACCTTTCTCGGATTGATCGTGGCGATCGTGTCGATGCTCTTCTTCGGAATCTGTCGCAATCGTGTCGATTCGCTGACGGTCGCCGCCCATGCCTCGTCGGTCGATATTCTTGAGTATTTCCGACCGGCTCCGGTGGTGCCGGGCACAGCAGCCGGGGGCGCATCGACGATCGCTGGAAACGTAACGCCGGCTGGCGCTGCTCCCGTGTCCGCCGGGCCTTTCACAGGGTCGCTTCCCGGATCGACCGTACCGCGCCCCACAGCGGCTCCGCTGAATCCGCCGGGACCCGTGCAGCTCGCGGATTGA
- a CDS encoding murein L,D-transpeptidase — protein MSLAEAVALQAALDRAGFSPGIIDGLIGSKTMMGLKAFQSVNGLPATGELDKETRTALRFDVEPATTPYRLTADDVAQVGECPADWIAKSRATRLGFDSLLCVAAYHGHCSRKLVERLNVGKDVKSLKAGDIVIIPNVKRTKPASMAARVEVHFEDKIVRAFDSANRLVGLFHCSIARETKDRPAGICKVATITKNPIYTFKPESWPEVKGIDRNLEIPPGPRNPVGLCWIGLDKKGYGIHGTPEPELIGKTGSHGCIRLTNWDVLRLAEFVSVGTEVRFVDRGERTVAQAN, from the coding sequence ATGAGTTTAGCCGAAGCCGTGGCGTTGCAGGCGGCCCTCGATCGAGCAGGATTTTCACCGGGGATCATCGACGGCTTGATCGGAAGCAAGACGATGATGGGCCTGAAGGCGTTTCAATCGGTGAATGGACTGCCTGCAACCGGTGAATTGGACAAAGAGACCCGAACTGCACTTCGGTTTGATGTCGAACCGGCCACCACACCCTACCGACTGACGGCTGACGATGTGGCCCAGGTGGGTGAGTGCCCGGCTGACTGGATCGCCAAGTCAAGGGCGACTCGATTGGGGTTCGATTCGCTTCTATGTGTTGCGGCCTATCATGGGCATTGCAGCCGGAAACTGGTTGAGCGGCTCAATGTCGGCAAAGACGTGAAATCTCTCAAGGCCGGTGATATCGTAATCATTCCGAATGTGAAGCGGACCAAGCCCGCCTCGATGGCCGCCCGTGTCGAAGTTCACTTTGAGGACAAGATTGTTCGCGCGTTCGATAGCGCGAATCGGCTGGTGGGATTGTTCCACTGCTCTATTGCGCGAGAGACCAAGGACCGGCCTGCGGGAATCTGCAAGGTGGCAACCATCACAAAGAATCCGATATACACATTCAAGCCGGAAAGCTGGCCGGAAGTGAAAGGGATCGACCGGAATCTTGAGATTCCGCCGGGGCCGCGCAATCCGGTGGGACTATGCTGGATCGGCCTCGATAAAAAGGGATACGGAATTCATGGCACGCCGGAGCCGGAGTTGATCGGTAAGACCGGCTCGCACGGCTGCATCCGCCTGACGAACTGGGATGTGCTTCGCCTGGCCGAATTCGTGTCGGTTGGCACGGAGGTTCGTTTCGTGGACCGCGGCGAGCGAACTGTCGCTCAGGCGAACTAA
- a CDS encoding PQQ-like beta-propeller repeat protein, protein MHRAASFVRGAAIACSTVLLTSAASAASDAVDDWPMFRGNSQLNGVASTTLPQRLELLWKFVTEGREPVTSSAAIVGDSVYVGCENGNLYCLRLANGSLKWKYATSESAAIKSSPTVVGESVLFGDELGRMHCIRMSDGSKRWIFDTGTEIVSSPNPSGDRVVFGSYDGLVYCISLADGSPLWKFTTEAQVHSTLGISDGCVVVGGCDGRLRVLKLADGSELREADVGAQTASSTALWGDHAYFGTLGNRVLCIDWKTARQVWVYENPDRSFPFHSSAAVTSDLVVIGGRDKFVHALDRETGVSRWSFRTQGRVDSSPLIVVEDPIDRRLPTSRPAVGESDRKGGSIGLRDRVFVGSSDGRLYALSLRTGESVWEYDTGSAISASPAAGRGHLVIGDEDGTVYCFGRKVR, encoded by the coding sequence ATGCATCGCGCGGCGTCGTTCGTTCGGGGCGCGGCGATTGCCTGCTCGACCGTGCTTTTGACATCGGCGGCTTCCGCCGCCTCGGATGCGGTGGACGACTGGCCGATGTTCCGAGGCAATTCGCAGCTCAATGGGGTTGCGTCCACGACGCTGCCGCAGAGACTCGAATTGCTCTGGAAGTTCGTCACCGAGGGGCGCGAGCCGGTGACATCCAGTGCGGCCATCGTCGGCGATAGCGTCTATGTGGGCTGCGAGAACGGGAATCTGTACTGTTTGCGCCTTGCCAATGGAAGTTTGAAATGGAAATACGCCACGAGCGAGTCCGCCGCAATCAAGTCGTCTCCAACGGTGGTTGGCGAGTCGGTCTTGTTCGGCGATGAACTCGGTCGCATGCACTGCATTCGGATGTCGGATGGGTCGAAGCGTTGGATTTTCGACACGGGCACGGAGATCGTATCGTCTCCCAACCCGAGTGGCGATCGAGTGGTCTTTGGCTCTTACGATGGCTTGGTGTACTGTATTTCATTAGCGGATGGCTCTCCGCTATGGAAGTTCACAACAGAGGCGCAAGTACACAGCACACTTGGGATTTCCGACGGGTGCGTCGTCGTCGGGGGTTGTGATGGCAGGCTGCGCGTGCTCAAGCTAGCAGACGGCAGCGAATTGCGCGAGGCCGATGTGGGCGCCCAGACCGCCTCCTCCACGGCACTCTGGGGCGATCATGCCTACTTCGGCACTCTCGGAAACCGCGTATTGTGTATCGACTGGAAAACGGCAAGACAGGTCTGGGTCTACGAGAATCCTGATCGCTCGTTTCCTTTTCACTCGTCGGCGGCCGTCACAAGCGATTTGGTAGTGATCGGTGGGCGAGATAAGTTCGTTCACGCACTCGATCGCGAGACAGGCGTATCGAGGTGGTCGTTTCGCACGCAGGGGCGGGTTGATTCGTCGCCGCTCATTGTCGTGGAAGATCCAATTGACCGCCGATTGCCGACGTCAAGGCCGGCTGTCGGCGAGTCGGATCGAAAGGGCGGATCGATCGGTCTTCGGGACCGGGTGTTTGTTGGATCTTCCGACGGTCGGCTGTATGCGTTGTCACTTCGAACCGGAGAATCGGTCTGGGAATATGACACGGGGTCAGCGATCAGCGCGTCGCCTGCCGCCGGCCGGGGTCATTTGGTAATCGGCGACGAAGACGGGACCGTGTATTGCTTTGGACGCAAAGTCCGTTGA
- a CDS encoding acyl-CoA thioesterase has product MAREFLIQRRVQFSETDLAGVMHFSNYFRWMEEVEHAFLRSLGMSVMQNVAGIEISWPRVQVSCEYFAPLYFEDVVDVHMTVTDVREKSMTYEATFMKCGTRTARGRIKMVCCRWQGNKFESVAIPEEIRSKLVP; this is encoded by the coding sequence ATGGCCAGGGAATTCTTGATCCAGCGGCGAGTCCAGTTTTCTGAGACCGATCTCGCGGGAGTGATGCATTTTTCAAACTACTTTCGCTGGATGGAAGAGGTGGAGCACGCATTTCTTCGTTCCCTCGGCATGAGCGTCATGCAGAATGTCGCCGGCATAGAAATAAGTTGGCCGCGCGTACAGGTCAGTTGCGAGTACTTCGCGCCGCTATACTTCGAGGATGTCGTCGATGTTCATATGACGGTGACAGACGTCCGCGAAAAGTCCATGACTTATGAAGCGACCTTTATGAAGTGCGGAACGCGGACGGCTCGCGGACGCATAAAAATGGTCTGCTGTCGGTGGCAGGGTAACAAGTTTGAGTCCGTTGCAATTCCTGAGGAGATTCGGTCGAAGCTGGTGCCATGA
- a CDS encoding PAS domain S-box protein translates to MMTGRYTHRQPRPGVLIACNVGMHMIIVLTGLNNALAEPPSPRQPTRNVLLIHSGHPDSEYTRLQDVAIRSALSEPDLGPIVYHVEYLDLARREATPEYLDRLLSLFELKYAPAQIDLIITTDTRAVSFLAGPGRTLLPGTPLVFSGLIANQVDLRIIERPMTGVMENLDIGDTVRAATKILPNSSRLVVISDQSGSGVSIRALAKEAVPRAAPNIPTLWIDDLTVTEILDRAASFTSDEIVLLLELHDPEGRTYQHPDSALSRLCRISRAPIFACYDVFLGTGIVGGKLTSGSEQGRAAGKLAARVLRGEKAGAIPIVRESPNRYLFDYAAMQRWSILEDGLPNGSHVRFRPKNFFRTYRKYILPALAAIALQTAIIVALLVSRRRILAAERALREERDLLNSIMEFAPAGIMLFSDSGRLTYVNRCAADLVGETPSSLLGRRFDDPAWQLRNPDGRLRDPGEYLVSIAICTGASVLNRESELHRSDGTCRFLSVSGIPIKNDSGKLRYVLLMMDDATERHVAQQALVRSNEELEERVRERTSELMESNRALRVAIRERDNVALESRRRQDQLAHVQRVATMGEMATGLAHEINQPLAAITTYTQGCLRRLETSDADSAGLLGPLREIAGQAQRAAEIVRRLRAFVRKDRPALTSINVNQLALEATRMLSADAATHGIQVGLELADGVPTINADPIQFEQVLLNLIRNAMEAVSLRADEPKRVSVQTRWERPDRVHVEVRDNGPGISPEALNRLFEPFHTTKPDGLGMGLPISRSIIGSFGGRLDCIESAPGRTVFRIVVDAAALREQ, encoded by the coding sequence ATGATGACAGGACGCTACACGCATCGACAGCCACGACCGGGCGTTCTGATCGCTTGCAACGTCGGCATGCACATGATCATCGTGCTGACCGGTCTGAACAACGCCCTCGCCGAACCGCCGTCGCCCCGGCAGCCCACGAGAAACGTTCTACTGATTCATTCCGGCCATCCGGATTCCGAGTACACCCGACTTCAGGATGTTGCCATTCGCTCGGCATTGAGCGAGCCGGACCTGGGTCCGATTGTGTATCACGTGGAGTATCTGGATCTCGCGCGGCGAGAGGCAACCCCAGAGTACCTTGACCGCCTTCTGAGCCTTTTTGAATTGAAGTATGCGCCCGCGCAAATAGATCTGATTATCACAACCGACACACGCGCGGTCAGTTTCCTTGCGGGGCCGGGACGAACACTGCTGCCCGGTACGCCTCTTGTATTCTCAGGACTCATCGCCAATCAGGTGGATCTCAGGATCATCGAACGGCCCATGACCGGGGTTATGGAGAATCTCGACATCGGAGACACTGTTCGTGCTGCGACGAAAATTCTGCCGAACTCATCGCGCCTGGTGGTCATATCGGATCAATCCGGTTCAGGCGTTTCGATTCGCGCATTGGCGAAAGAAGCCGTTCCGCGAGCCGCTCCCAACATTCCGACGCTGTGGATCGATGATCTGACGGTGACGGAGATTCTCGATCGCGCCGCGTCGTTCACTTCTGACGAGATCGTCCTTCTGCTTGAACTTCACGATCCCGAGGGTCGCACCTATCAACACCCTGATTCGGCCCTCTCGAGACTCTGCCGGATCAGTCGCGCACCGATTTTCGCCTGCTATGACGTGTTTCTTGGCACGGGAATCGTCGGTGGCAAACTGACGAGCGGCTCCGAACAGGGGCGTGCGGCGGGTAAACTGGCTGCGCGCGTCCTGCGCGGCGAGAAGGCGGGCGCAATTCCAATTGTTCGCGAAAGTCCGAATCGATACCTGTTCGACTACGCGGCGATGCAGCGATGGTCGATTTTGGAAGATGGCCTGCCCAACGGCAGTCACGTGCGTTTCAGGCCGAAAAACTTCTTTCGAACCTACCGCAAGTATATTCTGCCGGCGCTGGCCGCGATCGCATTGCAGACCGCCATCATTGTCGCACTCCTGGTCTCTCGCCGACGGATTCTGGCGGCGGAACGGGCACTCCGCGAAGAACGCGACCTGCTGAACTCCATCATGGAATTCGCTCCGGCCGGTATCATGCTTTTTTCTGATTCAGGACGGCTTACCTATGTCAATCGATGTGCAGCGGACCTGGTCGGGGAAACTCCATCCAGCTTACTCGGCCGACGATTCGATGATCCGGCGTGGCAATTAAGGAATCCCGACGGCCGACTTCGGGACCCAGGCGAATACCTGGTAAGTATCGCGATTTGTACGGGCGCGTCGGTATTGAACCGCGAGAGCGAACTGCATCGGAGCGACGGCACATGCCGTTTCCTCAGCGTTTCGGGAATTCCAATCAAGAACGACTCGGGCAAGCTGCGTTATGTGCTGCTAATGATGGATGACGCAACCGAGCGACACGTCGCTCAACAGGCGCTGGTACGTTCCAACGAAGAACTGGAAGAGCGCGTGCGGGAGCGCACCTCCGAGTTGATGGAGTCGAACCGGGCTCTACGGGTTGCCATCCGGGAGCGTGATAACGTTGCTCTCGAGAGCCGTCGACGACAGGATCAACTCGCGCATGTGCAGCGCGTCGCCACGATGGGTGAAATGGCGACCGGTCTGGCCCACGAAATCAATCAACCGCTTGCCGCCATTACGACCTACACACAGGGATGCCTTCGCAGGCTGGAAACAAGCGATGCGGATTCGGCCGGTTTGCTCGGGCCGCTCAGGGAAATTGCCGGGCAGGCACAACGCGCGGCGGAGATCGTCCGCCGGTTGAGAGCCTTTGTCCGCAAGGATCGGCCCGCACTGACCTCAATCAACGTCAACCAGTTGGCGCTGGAAGCGACGCGAATGCTGAGTGCCGATGCGGCGACACACGGCATTCAGGTCGGCCTTGAATTGGCCGACGGAGTTCCGACGATCAATGCCGACCCGATACAGTTTGAGCAGGTGCTGCTGAATCTGATTCGCAACGCGATGGAAGCAGTCAGCCTGCGAGCCGACGAGCCGAAGCGCGTTTCTGTGCAGACCCGATGGGAGCGGCCGGATCGAGTGCATGTAGAGGTTCGAGACAATGGACCTGGCATCTCCCCGGAGGCGCTGAACAGACTTTTCGAACCCTTCCACACCACAAAGCCTGACGGACTCGGCATGGGACTGCCGATCAGTCGATCGATCATCGGAAGTTTCGGCGGCCGGCTGGACTGCATCGAGTCGGCGCCGGGGCGGACGGTGTTTCGCATCGTGGTTGATGCGGCGGCTCTTCGCGAACAATGA
- a CDS encoding valine--tRNA ligase yields the protein MAKTDSKSYDPAAVEKPLFEYWEGAGHFKAQPRGSAPPFCMVIPPPNVTGALHLGHALNNTLQDILIRHRRMQGFNTFWLVGTDHAGIATQATVEKTIRKTEGKSRHDLGRDELVRRIWDWKAKYGSRIVEQLKLMGCSCDYSRERFTLDEGCAKAVRETFFKLFCDGLIYRGKRLVNWDTELQTAVADDEVYHETVKGHFYHLKYPIENPPPGGPAFVHVATTRPETMLGDTAVAVHPRPDVALDRAEAALREKLKSAPEKEKADLAAQIDAIIERRTAILPALLKLRDLAKAGAKIRLPLTNRIIPLILDEWAKPELGSGCVKITPAHDANDYEVYKRHPGIGIINVLTADGKIAEVVELDGSANPASPAYAGLKFATAGREKVVADLTAGGFMEKIEDRQIEIGHSDRSKSMIEPFLSDQWFVKMGDLTAGEAARISPGPFRDYLDGHSDAQELPDSAGQGPSAASGSPSAASGSPSAASGSPSAASGSPSAARRSPLPEQITHFSSQKVDDLSQNMSDSAQNSNDSSQTLQDLELKSLLLSQKQDDLGQNSTDSGQMSADSVQGGPVAPRRGTAAPRRGTAAARRGPAEERQEDAAAQKMPGLAQFAIDAVADGRVKFHPDRYAKTYIDWLSEKRDWCISRQLWWGHRIPVWTGRTPAQIGAWGVKPDKLKKLSVEYFIPDDIVPEVKNTTIPETSGDNAARTWFVCLRGEPNADDLKILEEAGFTERDPDVLDTWFSSALWAHSTLGWPEPQRYDNLLATFYPTSVLSTAREIITLWVARMVMFGLYNLGKVPFKDVVIHPVIQDGQGRKMSKTLGNGVDPVDIIDKYGADALRFTLAELATETQDIRMPVTKERQADGREINVSTKFEKGRNFCNKLWQAATGYVLPNAEGHTPRPLHRDQLKLEDRWILSRMTSCLIRVDEALATYRFSDAVGELYRFMWDDYCSAYIEMTKSRLSADQGDVARQVLLFVLDRLLRMLHPVTPYVTEAIWQEINRVAPRRGLYVIEQPDQPLISSHWPAVDKSWQDAGVENEMAHIQDIIRTGREIRTRVNEYRSQAKQPTIRSLPRMVVTSDAATCASFKAHAEFIRSLAGCDELVVSESAAKPPGSLSRVVGAMIVHVPAADLIDLSLVRATEEKKLAELRAALERAEKQLANPNFVQRADPGIVEQARSRAAELRMQIEAGERHLSELE from the coding sequence ATGGCAAAGACCGACTCAAAATCCTACGACCCGGCGGCGGTCGAGAAGCCGCTCTTCGAATACTGGGAGGGCGCCGGCCACTTCAAGGCCCAGCCGCGCGGCAGCGCCCCGCCCTTCTGCATGGTCATTCCGCCCCCCAATGTCACCGGAGCGCTCCACCTCGGCCACGCGCTGAACAACACGCTCCAGGACATCCTCATTCGCCACCGGCGGATGCAGGGTTTCAACACCTTCTGGCTCGTCGGCACCGACCACGCGGGCATTGCCACGCAGGCGACGGTCGAGAAGACGATCCGCAAGACCGAGGGCAAAAGCCGCCACGATCTGGGCCGCGACGAACTGGTCCGGCGCATCTGGGACTGGAAGGCGAAATACGGCAGCCGCATCGTCGAGCAATTGAAGCTGATGGGCTGCTCCTGCGACTATTCGCGCGAGCGGTTCACGCTGGACGAGGGCTGCGCGAAGGCGGTGCGCGAGACGTTCTTCAAGCTCTTTTGCGACGGGCTGATCTACCGCGGCAAGCGGCTGGTGAACTGGGACACGGAGTTGCAGACCGCCGTCGCCGATGACGAGGTGTATCACGAGACGGTCAAGGGCCATTTTTATCACCTGAAGTACCCGATCGAGAATCCGCCGCCCGGCGGGCCGGCGTTTGTGCACGTCGCCACGACGCGGCCCGAGACGATGCTGGGTGACACGGCCGTGGCAGTCCATCCGCGGCCGGATGTCGCGCTGGACAGGGCCGAGGCCGCCCTGCGCGAGAAGCTCAAAAGCGCGCCGGAAAAAGAAAAAGCGGACCTCGCGGCCCAGATCGACGCGATCATCGAGCGCCGCACGGCGATCCTGCCCGCGCTGCTGAAACTGCGCGACCTGGCCAAGGCCGGAGCGAAGATACGACTCCCGCTCACGAACCGCATCATCCCGCTCATCCTCGACGAATGGGCGAAGCCGGAACTCGGCAGCGGCTGCGTGAAGATCACCCCGGCCCACGATGCCAACGACTACGAGGTCTACAAGCGCCACCCCGGGATCGGGATCATCAACGTCCTGACGGCGGACGGCAAAATCGCGGAAGTGGTCGAGCTGGATGGCAGTGCCAACCCGGCGTCACCCGCGTATGCCGGTCTCAAGTTCGCGACGGCCGGGCGCGAAAAAGTGGTGGCCGACCTCACCGCCGGCGGCTTCATGGAGAAGATCGAAGACCGCCAGATCGAGATCGGGCATAGCGACCGCAGCAAGTCGATGATCGAGCCGTTTCTCTCGGATCAATGGTTCGTGAAGATGGGCGACCTCACCGCCGGGGAGGCGGCCCGCATCAGCCCCGGCCCGTTCCGCGACTATCTGGATGGGCACTCCGATGCGCAGGAATTGCCGGATTCCGCCGGACAAGGCCCTTCGGCGGCCTCCGGGAGCCCTTCGGCGGCCTCCGGGAGCCCTTCGGCGGCCTCCGGGAGCCCTTCGGCGGCCTCCGGGAGCCCTTCGGCGGCCCGGCGCAGCCCGCTGCCGGAACAAATAACCCACTTTTCATCGCAAAAAGTGGATGATTTGTCGCAAAACATGTCAGATTCGGCGCAAAACTCAAATGATTCGTCGCAAACATTGCAGGATTTGGAACTAAAATCACTGCTTTTGTCACAAAAGCAGGATGATTTGGGACAAAACTCGACCGATTCGGGACAAATGTCGGCAGATTCGGTGCAAGGTGGCCCTGTGGCGCCGCGCCGCGGTACTGCGGCGCCGCGCCGCGGTACTGCGGCAGCGCGCCGCGGGCCTGCGGAGGAGCGCCAGGAGGACGCGGCCGCGCAAAAAATGCCCGGCCTGGCCCAGTTCGCCATCGACGCGGTGGCCGATGGCCGCGTCAAGTTTCACCCCGACCGCTACGCGAAGACCTACATCGACTGGCTCAGCGAAAAGCGCGACTGGTGCATCAGCCGCCAGCTCTGGTGGGGGCACCGGATTCCGGTGTGGACAGGCAGGACTCCCGCTCAAATCGGCGCTTGGGGTGTTAAGCCGGATAAGCTAAAAAAATTATCCGTCGAGTATTTCATCCCTGATGACATCGTGCCTGAAGTCAAGAATACGACGATCCCGGAGACAAGCGGAGATAACGCAGCTCGCACTTGGTTTGTGTGCCTGCGAGGCGAACCCAATGCGGACGACTTGAAGATCCTTGAAGAAGCCGGCTTCACGGAACGAGACCCCGACGTCCTCGACACGTGGTTCTCCTCGGCGCTCTGGGCGCACTCGACGCTGGGCTGGCCCGAACCGCAGCGGTATGACAACCTGCTCGCCACCTTCTACCCAACGAGTGTCTTGTCCACGGCACGCGAAATCATCACGCTCTGGGTCGCCCGCATGGTCATGTTCGGCCTCTACAACCTCGGAAAAGTGCCCTTCAAGGACGTGGTGATTCACCCGGTCATTCAGGATGGCCAGGGCCGCAAGATGTCGAAGACGCTCGGCAACGGCGTCGACCCGGTCGACATCATCGACAAGTACGGCGCGGACGCCCTGCGCTTCACGCTGGCCGAGCTGGCCACCGAGACGCAGGACATCCGCATGCCGGTGACGAAGGAGCGGCAGGCCGATGGGCGGGAGATCAACGTCAGCACGAAATTCGAGAAGGGGCGGAACTTCTGCAACAAGCTCTGGCAGGCCGCGACCGGCTACGTGCTGCCCAACGCCGAGGGCCACACGCCGCGGCCGCTGCATCGCGATCAACTGAAGCTCGAGGACCGCTGGATTCTGTCACGCATGACCAGTTGCCTGATCCGGGTCGATGAGGCGCTGGCGACGTATCGCTTCAGCGATGCGGTCGGCGAGCTCTACCGCTTCATGTGGGACGATTATTGCAGCGCCTACATCGAGATGACCAAGTCGAGGCTGTCGGCGGATCAGGGCGATGTCGCCAGGCAGGTGCTGCTGTTCGTGCTGGATCGGCTCCTGCGGATGCTCCACCCCGTCACGCCCTATGTGACCGAAGCGATCTGGCAGGAGATCAACCGGGTCGCCCCGCGGCGCGGACTCTATGTGATCGAACAGCCCGATCAGCCGCTGATCTCATCCCACTGGCCGGCGGTCGACAAATCGTGGCAGGATGCCGGCGTCGAGAATGAGATGGCGCACATCCAGGACATCATTCGGACCGGGCGCGAGATTCGAACGAGGGTGAATGAGTATCGCTCGCAGGCCAAACAGCCGACGATCCGCTCGCTGCCCCGCATGGTGGTGACCTCGGATGCCGCGACGTGCGCCTCGTTCAAGGCGCATGCGGAGTTCATCCGCTCGCTGGCCGGGTGCGATGAACTCGTGGTGAGCGAATCTGCCGCCAAGCCGCCCGGCAGCCTGTCGCGCGTCGTCGGGGCGATGATCGTGCATGTGCCGGCGGCCGATCTGATCGATCTGAGCCTCGTGCGGGCGACGGAGGAAAAGAAACTGGCGGAGCTTCGGGCCGCGCTGGAGCGCGCTGAGAAGCAGTTGGCGAACCCTAACTTCGTGCAGCGGGCGGACCCCGGCATCGTCGAGCAGGCGCGAAGCCGGGCGGCCGAGCTTCGCATGCAGATCGAAGCGGGAGAGCGGCACCTGTCGGAACTTGAATGA